A section of the Flavobacterium ardleyense genome encodes:
- a CDS encoding GTP cyclohydrolase: MITIKECISKKEIEEYVLFPFSIYKDNANWIPPLISDEVESFNKKTNPIFETAEAYFYLAYRDGKAVGRITAIINWDEVKLQNKKKVRFGWFDVIDDITVTEALLEKVRELGKKNNLEHIEGPMGFSNLDKVGVLTEGFEYVGTMITWYNHAYYAEHLKHLGFEKEKEYIESIFPFANVQEKFFMKASTLIKRRYELKAHAYKTKKDVMGRVDEMFDLFNKTYANLSSFVGVSEKQKEFFKKKYIGLINPEYIKFIDDKDGKMIAFSIVMPSFAEALQKSRGRLFPFGFLYFLKAKLTSKEVLFYLIGVAPEFQNKGVTAVIFEEYYNTFKKKGIKTCIRTPELEENHAIHNLWKNFDPLVHKHRCTFAKDI, encoded by the coding sequence ATGATAACAATAAAAGAATGTATCTCAAAAAAGGAAATCGAGGAATATGTATTATTCCCTTTTTCAATCTATAAAGACAATGCTAATTGGATTCCGCCATTAATTTCGGATGAGGTTGAGAGTTTTAACAAAAAAACTAATCCTATTTTCGAAACTGCCGAAGCCTATTTCTACCTAGCGTATCGCGATGGAAAAGCGGTGGGACGAATTACGGCAATCATCAATTGGGACGAAGTAAAACTTCAGAATAAGAAAAAAGTTCGTTTTGGTTGGTTTGATGTAATTGACGACATAACTGTCACCGAGGCACTCCTAGAAAAAGTACGTGAATTAGGAAAAAAGAACAATCTAGAACATATTGAAGGTCCGATGGGGTTTTCCAATCTAGATAAAGTTGGGGTGCTAACTGAAGGCTTTGAATATGTCGGGACAATGATCACTTGGTATAATCACGCGTATTACGCAGAGCACTTAAAGCATTTGGGGTTTGAAAAAGAGAAAGAATACATCGAAAGTATTTTCCCGTTTGCCAATGTTCAAGAAAAATTTTTCATGAAAGCTTCAACGCTAATCAAGAGAAGATATGAACTAAAAGCGCACGCTTACAAAACTAAAAAAGATGTAATGGGCAGAGTCGACGAAATGTTTGATCTCTTTAATAAGACTTATGCAAACCTGTCGTCCTTTGTTGGAGTTTCAGAAAAACAGAAAGAGTTTTTCAAAAAAAAATACATAGGACTAATTAATCCAGAATATATCAAATTTATAGATGATAAAGATGGGAAAATGATTGCCTTTAGTATTGTGATGCCATCATTTGCAGAAGCTTTACAGAAATCTAGAGGAAGATTATTTCCTTTTGGATTTCTTTATTTTCTAAAAGCAAAATTAACTAGCAAAGAGGTGTTATTCTATCTTATAGGAGTCGCGCCTGAATTTCAGAATAAAGGAGTAACCGCAGTGATTTTTGAGGAATATTACAATACCTTCAAAAAAAAAGGGATCAAAACGTGTATAAGAACTCCAGAATTAGAAGAAAACCACGCCATCCACAATCTTTGGAAAAACTTTGATCCGTTAGTGCATAAGCACAGATGTACTTTTGCAAAAGATATTTAG
- a CDS encoding transporter has product MFSLRFASTILALCSTAFGYSQFTDVINSNRPGKSMAAFSVGQSVFQVEAGVYAIDEENKSINQKGFGLGSEMSLRYGAFLEQLEFNLDLQYQYSNYERSDYEYKVSGLRQMALGAKFLVYDPYKNFERKPSIHSWKANHKFIWRQLIPAIGIYAGANFNLFKDGFAYEDESKISPKAAVITQNQFGKHVLVMNFQADKIGSDYMILGGIITLTRGFNEQWSGFVEAQGYKSDFRNDIAFRLGAAYLIAENLQVDASIGANIKDNPAYMMAGLGVSWRFDENYKEVFLRIKGDDDKKGKDKKDKKKKTKRIDEVGGDNLPE; this is encoded by the coding sequence ATGTTTTCATTACGTTTCGCATCAACAATTCTTGCTTTATGCTCTACTGCTTTCGGCTACAGCCAATTTACGGATGTTATAAATTCTAATAGACCCGGAAAATCGATGGCCGCATTTTCGGTTGGACAAAGTGTATTTCAAGTCGAAGCTGGAGTTTATGCAATTGACGAAGAAAATAAATCTATAAATCAAAAAGGTTTTGGTTTAGGATCAGAGATGAGCCTTCGCTACGGTGCGTTTTTGGAGCAATTAGAATTTAACTTAGACCTTCAATATCAATATTCAAATTACGAAAGGTCGGATTACGAGTACAAAGTTTCGGGTTTACGCCAAATGGCCCTTGGTGCAAAGTTTCTTGTATACGATCCCTATAAAAATTTTGAAAGAAAGCCGAGTATCCACAGTTGGAAAGCAAATCATAAATTTATTTGGAGACAGTTAATTCCCGCAATCGGAATATATGCTGGAGCAAATTTTAATCTTTTCAAAGATGGTTTTGCTTATGAAGATGAATCTAAAATCTCACCAAAAGCTGCCGTTATTACGCAAAACCAATTTGGAAAACACGTTTTGGTAATGAATTTTCAGGCAGACAAAATTGGATCAGATTATATGATATTGGGAGGAATAATAACGCTTACTCGAGGGTTTAATGAGCAGTGGTCTGGATTTGTTGAAGCACAAGGATATAAAAGTGATTTCAGAAATGATATTGCCTTTAGACTGGGAGCAGCTTATTTGATTGCCGAAAACCTTCAAGTTGACGCTTCAATTGGAGCAAATATCAAAGACAATCCCGCCTATATGATGGCAGGACTAGGAGTTTCTTGGAGATTTGACGAAAACTATAAAGAGGTGTTCCTTCGTATCAAAGGCGACGATGATAAAAAAGGAAAAGATAAAAAAGACAAAAAGAAAAAGACAAAACGCATTGACGAAGTTGGTGGCGATAACCTTCCTGAATAA
- a CDS encoding SLC13 family permease: MKEKLHWKGLLFSVALLAGVLLFPVFEDSKINSALAILLVAASLWISEAIPLSMTALLIPVMAVLLNIATPAAAFGEFANPVIYLFMGGFVLAGALSAHSLDMLLAHKLMRLAKGNFYKSAILLMLATSLTACWVSNTSTAAMMIPLALGMLAITDSKKSTSEAKFLLLGIAYAANIGGIVTMIASPPNAIGAATLGLSFSEWLVYGIPIFLLSFPIMVIVLTLYFKPDRTILIPAVSLPGKKSKDRTALIVIFAITVLLWVLEGFLAPIMGVPSGFSSLVAILSILMLYVFRVMTWEQIIASVRWDILLLFGGGLTLGFLVESTGLGSILIGGIMSLSEKMPLILFLWVIVIGSIIMTEFMSNTASAALILPLLYTLAVESQINPMILVLPATIAASYGFMMPVGTPPNAMVFSTGIVPQKDMMKAGLGLNILFSIVLTLFFYFWFR; encoded by the coding sequence ATGAAGGAAAAATTACATTGGAAAGGATTGCTTTTTTCTGTAGCATTACTGGCAGGAGTTTTATTATTTCCAGTTTTTGAGGACTCCAAAATTAATAGTGCTTTGGCGATTTTGTTGGTTGCTGCAAGCTTGTGGATATCCGAAGCGATTCCGTTGTCAATGACTGCATTGCTGATACCGGTAATGGCAGTTTTGCTAAATATCGCTACGCCAGCAGCGGCTTTCGGCGAATTTGCCAATCCTGTAATCTACTTATTTATGGGTGGATTTGTGCTAGCAGGCGCATTATCTGCACACTCTCTCGATATGTTGTTGGCGCATAAATTGATGCGACTAGCAAAAGGAAATTTCTATAAATCGGCGATATTATTGATGCTTGCCACCTCTCTAACTGCCTGCTGGGTAAGTAATACCTCGACCGCAGCGATGATGATTCCTCTTGCACTGGGAATGTTGGCGATAACAGATAGCAAAAAATCGACTTCGGAAGCAAAATTCCTTTTACTGGGAATTGCTTATGCGGCGAATATTGGGGGAATCGTTACGATGATTGCAAGTCCACCAAATGCAATTGGGGCAGCGACATTGGGTTTGTCATTTTCGGAGTGGCTGGTTTATGGGATTCCAATATTTTTATTGAGCTTTCCGATAATGGTAATCGTTTTAACCTTGTATTTTAAGCCAGATAGAACTATTTTAATTCCTGCGGTTTCCCTACCGGGAAAGAAAAGCAAGGATAGAACTGCACTGATTGTAATTTTTGCCATCACAGTGTTGCTTTGGGTTCTGGAAGGTTTTCTGGCGCCAATAATGGGTGTTCCGTCCGGATTTAGTTCGCTTGTAGCAATTTTATCGATATTGATGCTTTATGTTTTTCGAGTTATGACATGGGAACAAATTATAGCATCGGTGCGTTGGGATATTTTACTACTTTTTGGTGGTGGATTAACACTAGGATTTCTGGTAGAAAGTACTGGTCTAGGTAGTATTTTGATAGGAGGTATTATGTCGCTAAGCGAAAAGATGCCGCTAATCCTTTTCTTATGGGTAATTGTAATTGGGTCAATTATCATGACCGAATTTATGAGCAATACTGCGAGTGCAGCTCTGATTTTACCGCTGCTATATACTTTGGCGGTAGAGTCACAAATAAATCCAATGATTCTTGTGCTGCCCGCAACTATTGCCGCTTCTTACGGTTTTATGATGCCGGTAGGAACGCCGCCAAATGCAATGGTTTTCTCGACCGGCATTGTGCCGCAAAAAGATATGATGAAAGCTGGATTGGGATTGAATATTTTATTTTCAATCGTGCTTACATTGTTCTTTTATTTTTGGTTTCGCTAG
- a CDS encoding NAD(P)/FAD-dependent oxidoreductase — protein sequence MKNEDYKIHIIGAGVSGLIAAKVLEGNGFHPTIIEATDRVGGRVKTDIVDGYQLDRGFQVLLTAYPAAIKYLDFDRLELQHFVSGAAIFDNGKQKILGDPLRDTSLLLPTLFSGIGSVSDKLKVLKLNILLKGTTIEQIFEKPEITTYNYLLNFGFSEEMISKFFKPFFGGIFLEAELQTSSRMFEFVYKMFGEGSAALPKAGIEAIPQQLKENLKQTTFKFNTKVKSVESGKLILEDGTELESDYTIVAAEASKLISNLKNQEIQWKSCETLYFEVDSRNIEKPLIGLITAKNALVNNIFYHTSLETNSAGNKELLSVTVVKDFMDVTELRMQVEKELKEICGITSVKFLKQYSIEKALPKLDSLQYEMSPSETRLTTRVFLAGDTQLNGSLNAAMISGERAAMGVIEAISGDGY from the coding sequence ATGAAGAACGAAGATTACAAAATACATATTATTGGTGCCGGTGTCAGTGGTTTGATTGCGGCTAAAGTTTTGGAAGGTAATGGATTTCACCCGACAATTATCGAAGCTACGGATAGAGTGGGAGGTAGAGTCAAAACAGATATTGTTGATGGTTATCAGCTAGATCGCGGATTTCAAGTATTACTAACGGCATATCCTGCAGCTATAAAATACTTAGATTTTGATAGATTAGAACTACAGCATTTTGTTTCTGGAGCAGCAATATTTGACAATGGAAAGCAGAAAATTCTCGGCGATCCATTGCGAGATACGTCTTTGCTGCTACCAACATTATTTTCGGGAATAGGAAGTGTTTCTGATAAACTGAAAGTATTAAAGTTGAATATCTTATTAAAAGGTACAACGATCGAACAGATTTTTGAAAAACCAGAAATTACCACATATAACTATTTGTTGAACTTCGGATTTTCGGAGGAGATGATTTCGAAGTTTTTCAAACCTTTTTTTGGCGGAATTTTTTTAGAAGCAGAACTGCAAACTTCAAGCAGAATGTTTGAATTTGTGTATAAAATGTTTGGAGAAGGCTCCGCTGCATTACCAAAGGCAGGCATTGAAGCGATTCCTCAGCAACTAAAAGAAAATCTAAAGCAAACGACTTTTAAGTTTAACACCAAAGTAAAATCGGTAGAAAGCGGAAAATTAATTCTAGAAGATGGTACCGAATTAGAAAGTGATTATACCATTGTTGCCGCCGAAGCTAGTAAGCTGATCAGCAATTTAAAGAATCAAGAGATTCAGTGGAAAAGTTGCGAAACATTGTATTTCGAAGTAGATTCTAGAAATATAGAAAAGCCACTAATTGGACTAATTACCGCAAAAAATGCCTTAGTAAATAATATTTTCTATCATACAAGTCTCGAAACTAATTCGGCTGGCAATAAGGAATTACTATCGGTTACTGTTGTAAAGGATTTTATGGATGTAACTGAATTGCGAATGCAAGTTGAAAAAGAACTCAAAGAAATATGCGGAATTACTTCTGTGAAATTCCTCAAGCAGTATTCGATTGAGAAAGCATTGCCAAAACTTGATAGCTTGCAATATGAAATGAGTCCATCCGAAACACGATTGACTACCAGAGTTTTCCTAGCGGGAGATACTCAACTTAATGGTTCGCTGAATGCGGCAATGATTTCTGGAGAAAGAGCTGCGATGGGCGTAATTGAGGCGATAAGCGGAGATGGGTATTAG
- a CDS encoding McrB family protein translates to MSDILKYREYEEEVYDWLMSKHTKDSSFTFSLRQKKVRGSETDFFIGTSKSKYFGTTFWTFPAAYPGSAGDCINLIFRTSDKGYSYFFEFTQTNNPHNEQNELALKLLKAVEKPLDESIGLDSVSGDENKIYSFKTKSIQPHYSTVQQMLLDVDKQLSTVISVVDNVAKDFIKQNPTLVFERISIEKFRKFLIKKDARLLNYDEINSDMNFEESSEVYPAEEKITKSSFHPINQIFYGPPGTGKTYRTVLEAAKIISGNENIKYDEALAIFNENLGGQIEFITFHQNYSYEDFIQGLRPDTENASILTFEKKDGVFKRIADRALKNIEVSRNPAIARKDFDLVFQELLKPLNEGDIEELEIKMKKSSFFITEVGLKSIEFRKNIGESNHTLSINTLRKMYERGSNDLILGGLQPYYNPILEILLEKGKSNVQTIAEENFVIIIDEINRANISRVFGELITLIEEDKRSHGKIPMRVTLPSGDSFIVPSNLYIIGTMNTADKSIALLDIALRRRFEFIPMYPDLKVQGINDILVLEAINKAILDRKNHDFTIGHSYFMGDSYSREKTINNKVIPLLLEYFINDEKEVIAILNQANLKVGNWPLTLMSQND, encoded by the coding sequence ATGTCTGATATCTTAAAATATAGAGAATACGAAGAAGAAGTTTACGATTGGTTAATGTCAAAGCATACTAAAGATAGTTCTTTTACATTTTCTCTCAGACAAAAAAAAGTGAGAGGTAGTGAAACAGATTTTTTTATAGGGACTAGTAAATCAAAGTATTTTGGAACAACATTTTGGACTTTCCCAGCCGCATATCCTGGATCTGCTGGAGATTGTATTAATTTAATATTTAGAACATCTGACAAGGGCTATAGTTATTTTTTTGAATTTACTCAAACAAATAATCCTCATAATGAGCAAAATGAATTGGCTCTCAAACTTCTTAAAGCGGTAGAAAAACCGCTAGATGAAAGTATTGGTTTAGATTCTGTTTCTGGTGATGAAAACAAAATCTATTCTTTTAAAACAAAATCTATTCAACCTCACTATTCAACAGTCCAACAAATGCTTCTTGATGTAGATAAGCAATTGTCGACTGTGATTTCTGTTGTAGACAATGTTGCGAAAGATTTCATAAAGCAAAATCCTACTTTAGTTTTTGAGAGAATCAGTATCGAAAAGTTTAGGAAATTTTTGATAAAGAAAGACGCCCGTTTACTTAACTATGATGAAATAAATAGCGATATGAACTTTGAGGAAAGTTCCGAAGTGTACCCTGCTGAAGAAAAAATTACAAAGTCATCTTTCCATCCCATCAATCAAATTTTTTACGGACCTCCAGGAACTGGAAAAACATATCGTACCGTTTTAGAAGCCGCAAAGATTATTTCTGGTAATGAAAATATTAAATACGATGAAGCATTAGCAATTTTTAATGAGAATCTTGGTGGCCAAATTGAGTTTATTACTTTCCATCAAAATTATAGTTATGAAGATTTCATACAAGGATTGCGTCCAGATACAGAAAATGCAAGTATTCTGACTTTTGAAAAGAAAGATGGCGTTTTTAAAAGGATTGCGGATAGAGCACTGAAAAATATAGAAGTTTCTAGAAATCCAGCAATTGCCAGAAAGGACTTCGACCTAGTTTTTCAAGAATTACTCAAACCTTTAAATGAGGGAGATATTGAAGAGTTAGAGATAAAAATGAAAAAATCTTCTTTCTTTATTACGGAGGTTGGTTTGAAATCTATCGAATTCAGGAAAAATATTGGTGAATCTAATCATACTCTAAGCATTAATACACTTCGCAAAATGTATGAAAGAGGTTCAAATGATTTAATTCTAGGGGGATTGCAACCTTATTATAATCCTATTTTAGAAATTCTTTTGGAGAAAGGTAAAAGTAATGTTCAAACTATCGCTGAAGAAAACTTCGTTATCATCATTGACGAAATCAATAGAGCAAATATTTCGCGAGTTTTTGGGGAGTTAATCACTTTGATTGAAGAGGACAAGCGATCGCACGGGAAGATTCCAATGCGAGTGACTTTGCCTTCGGGAGATTCGTTTATTGTGCCTTCCAATCTTTATATTATTGGAACAATGAATACCGCTGATAAATCTATTGCGTTGCTAGACATCGCTTTAAGACGAAGATTCGAATTTATTCCGATGTATCCAGATTTAAAAGTTCAAGGAATTAATGATATTCTAGTTTTAGAAGCAATTAACAAAGCTATTCTCGATAGAAAAAATCACGACTTTACGATTGGCCATTCTTATTTTATGGGCGATTCTTATTCTAGAGAAAAGACAATTAACAATAAAGTAATTCCGCTTTTGCTAGAATATTTTATCAACGATGAGAAAGAAGTTATTGCAATTTTAAATCAGGCAAATCTTAAAGTTGGTAATTGGCCATTAACCTTGATGAGTCAAAATGATTAA
- a CDS encoding DUF4834 family protein yields the protein MQTASIQGVVKILFYFIIFYYVAKFVMRFLAPILLRKAMEKAQESFRQQQQPQQPRESQTTFESPTSDRPKEKTKVGEYIDFEEIK from the coding sequence ATGCAGACAGCTTCAATTCAAGGAGTAGTAAAAATACTTTTCTATTTTATAATATTTTATTACGTTGCAAAATTCGTGATGCGATTTCTCGCGCCTATTCTTTTGCGAAAAGCTATGGAAAAAGCACAAGAAAGCTTCCGTCAACAACAACAGCCGCAGCAACCACGAGAGTCTCAAACTACCTTTGAGAGTCCCACATCTGACCGCCCAAAAGAGAAAACAAAGGTTGGCGAATATATCGATTTCGAAGAAATCAAATAA
- a CDS encoding McrC family protein, with amino-acid sequence MINLFEYQNKETFPEQHFENLEVFLDAVWNKREKSTYYSEEENREEVQHFLQFLHKNKELKSNKFVGVIHFENQTINLLPKIFYDGTEAEENDVKVINSHILWWLSYCRKLKFPNYLSGLNAQQSDFFEILIYLFSKYTKELLNSSVFQKYVDVENELSFVKGRINFDEYINQNLARGRNHKVNCTYDSFEMDNEFNQCIKYVSKMLLSASKDQQNRRNLNDILFIFDEVTDCYITSEQCKKIQFNPLLSDFETVRDYCVLFLENSVSFNYKNDLKLFAFLLPMEYVFEDFIYGFIDKEIDNVNPKGQAKGTYLDEAKAFGLKPDLILEFADYKTIIADTKYKMVYADGADAKNGISQTDLYQMVGYAIRFGITDIKLLYPNTCKGENCSELKTISIIDELAQQQAITIKAHQLPIMDQSISIENLHKIKLSDCFKDLKDKLKARLQEILFPFQTKI; translated from the coding sequence ATGATTAATCTTTTTGAATATCAAAATAAGGAAACTTTCCCTGAACAGCATTTCGAAAATCTCGAAGTGTTTTTGGATGCAGTTTGGAATAAAAGAGAAAAGTCAACATACTATAGCGAAGAAGAGAATAGGGAAGAGGTACAGCATTTTCTGCAATTTCTGCATAAAAATAAAGAACTTAAATCCAATAAGTTTGTTGGCGTTATCCATTTTGAAAATCAAACCATCAATTTACTGCCAAAGATTTTTTACGATGGAACTGAAGCTGAGGAAAATGATGTAAAGGTTATAAACTCGCATATTTTATGGTGGCTGAGTTATTGTAGAAAACTAAAGTTCCCAAATTATCTTTCTGGCCTTAATGCACAGCAATCTGACTTTTTTGAAATTCTAATTTACCTATTTAGTAAGTACACCAAGGAACTATTGAATTCGTCCGTTTTTCAGAAATACGTGGATGTAGAAAATGAATTATCTTTTGTAAAAGGTCGAATTAACTTTGATGAATATATAAATCAGAATCTTGCCCGCGGTCGGAATCACAAAGTGAACTGTACTTATGACTCATTCGAAATGGATAATGAATTCAATCAGTGTATAAAATATGTTTCGAAAATGCTGCTGTCTGCGTCAAAAGATCAGCAGAATAGACGAAATCTAAACGACATTTTATTTATTTTCGACGAGGTTACAGACTGTTATATTACATCTGAACAATGCAAAAAAATTCAGTTTAATCCGTTGTTATCTGATTTTGAAACGGTGCGTGATTACTGCGTTTTGTTTTTAGAAAATAGTGTTTCTTTTAATTATAAAAATGATTTGAAACTTTTCGCATTCCTACTTCCAATGGAATATGTTTTTGAGGATTTCATTTATGGTTTCATAGATAAAGAAATCGATAATGTAAATCCAAAAGGGCAGGCTAAGGGAACTTATCTCGATGAAGCAAAAGCATTTGGTTTGAAACCAGATTTGATTTTGGAATTTGCAGATTATAAGACGATTATTGCTGACACCAAATATAAGATGGTTTATGCAGATGGAGCTGATGCTAAAAACGGAATTTCACAAACTGACTTATACCAGATGGTAGGCTACGCAATTCGGTTTGGAATTACAGACATAAAACTACTTTATCCCAATACTTGCAAGGGAGAAAATTGTTCTGAATTAAAAACCATTTCAATTATCGATGAACTTGCCCAACAGCAAGCAATCACCATCAAAGCACATCAACTACCCATTATGGATCAATCGATTTCAATTGAGAACCTCCATAAAATCAAACTATCAGACTGCTTTAAAGACTTGAAAGATAAACTGAAAGCTCGACTGCAAGAAATTCTCTTCCCATTCCAAACGAAGATCTAA
- a CDS encoding TIGR00341 family protein produces the protein MLKNFKNVFNLHEGEDDREKTLESIVKNISFKGANLWILACAIIVASVGLNVNSTAVVIGAMLISPLMGPIVGAGFALGIYDFKLLKRSLRNLANATIVGLVVSTTYFALSPFKDVQSELLARTSPTIYDILIAFFGGIVGAIAVTRTEKGNPIPGVAIATALMPPLCTAGYGLATGQWTFFFGAIYLYTINCVFIGISTFLIIKYLKYPAKKQVDEKQQKQVRVIITILIIAMLVPSSYLAYSLYQEQQFKKNTELFIEKEFTSKGLTVIYKKTVFEPTKKKLELAFLSKIFTESEITRLDSTLSRNKFLRGTNLIIRQDTTDRFLALRGDIMNQIKSSENELSQKDIKIVQLEKKLSQFSYDNSKILKEVHTVFPEITSLSISHNEMKNLTDSIIVVTAVLYDAKEPLKGKELEKFKNYLNQRLSVKNIEIYKKQNPISKK, from the coding sequence ATGCTAAAAAACTTTAAAAATGTTTTCAATTTACACGAGGGTGAAGATGACAGGGAGAAAACGCTAGAAAGTATTGTTAAGAACATTTCCTTCAAAGGAGCAAACTTATGGATTTTGGCTTGTGCAATTATCGTAGCGTCGGTAGGGCTCAACGTTAATTCCACCGCGGTAGTAATTGGTGCGATGTTAATTTCGCCGCTAATGGGACCTATTGTCGGAGCTGGATTTGCCTTGGGGATTTACGATTTTAAACTTCTCAAACGATCTTTGCGAAACCTCGCCAACGCCACAATCGTAGGTCTAGTGGTGTCTACAACCTATTTCGCCTTGAGTCCTTTCAAAGATGTACAGTCAGAACTTTTGGCGCGTACATCACCTACAATTTATGATATTTTAATTGCTTTCTTCGGTGGAATAGTAGGGGCAATTGCTGTGACAAGAACCGAAAAAGGAAATCCCATTCCCGGAGTAGCAATTGCAACAGCATTAATGCCACCACTTTGTACTGCGGGTTACGGCCTCGCAACAGGACAATGGACATTTTTTTTTGGTGCCATTTATTTATATACAATCAATTGTGTTTTTATAGGTATATCGACCTTCTTAATTATTAAATATCTAAAGTATCCTGCCAAAAAGCAAGTTGACGAAAAACAGCAAAAGCAGGTACGTGTGATAATTACAATTCTCATTATCGCAATGTTAGTCCCAAGTTCATATCTAGCCTATTCCCTATATCAAGAACAGCAGTTTAAAAAAAATACCGAATTATTTATTGAGAAAGAATTTACCTCAAAAGGTCTAACAGTTATATATAAAAAGACCGTTTTTGAACCTACCAAGAAAAAACTGGAACTTGCTTTTTTGAGTAAAATTTTTACAGAAAGCGAAATTACCCGTTTGGATAGTACTTTGAGCAGAAATAAATTTTTAAGAGGTACTAATTTAATAATCAGGCAGGACACTACCGATCGATTTTTGGCATTGCGTGGCGATATTATGAATCAGATAAAGAGTAGTGAAAATGAGCTGAGTCAAAAAGATATTAAAATCGTACAGTTAGAAAAGAAACTATCGCAATTTAGTTACGACAATTCTAAAATCCTCAAAGAAGTTCATACTGTTTTTCCTGAAATCACTTCGCTATCAATCTCGCACAATGAGATGAAAAACCTAACCGACAGCATTATCGTCGTCACCGCCGTTCTTTATGATGCCAAAGAGCCTCTGAAAGGCAAGGAATTGGAAAAATTTAAAAATTATCTCAATCAACGACTGTCTGTGAAGAATATTGAGATTTATAAAAAGCAGAATCCAATTTCCAAAAAATGA